One genomic segment of Prosthecobacter fusiformis includes these proteins:
- a CDS encoding Gfo/Idh/MocA family protein: MKRWRIAGINFEHFHMGDLLRQVFEHPLADIVGICDEQPQRMVEAARQFGLHDGQVFTDFRSCLEFTRPDIVIMCPAASKHGEWVHKVAPFGTHIMIEKPFAASLAEADAMVTAMKPHGKVLAVNWPLVWDAGQQTAHRLVQEGLIGQIVEFHHHGGNRGPLFHGADKADHIPTAAEKAESWFYSQAQGGGSLLDYMGYGTTLGSWHMSGQVPLEVTCTWDHPSGLEVDEHSVTVIRYATGLSKTETRWGTFTDPWTHQPQPKCGFVLRGTDGTLSCYDYEKTLWVQTRTRPEGYAVPVDVIASPNRNPVEHLIHSLETGTPLIGPLTLQISRLGQQIVDTAFQSAQQKRTLSLLG, encoded by the coding sequence ATGAAACGCTGGCGCATCGCAGGAATTAATTTTGAACATTTTCACATGGGTGACCTGCTGCGTCAGGTTTTTGAGCATCCCTTGGCTGACATCGTGGGGATCTGTGATGAGCAGCCCCAGCGGATGGTCGAGGCGGCACGGCAGTTCGGATTGCATGACGGTCAGGTCTTCACAGACTTTCGCTCATGTCTGGAATTCACTCGCCCGGACATCGTCATCATGTGCCCCGCCGCTAGCAAGCATGGAGAATGGGTGCACAAAGTGGCCCCTTTCGGCACGCACATCATGATAGAAAAGCCTTTCGCTGCCTCATTGGCCGAGGCGGATGCCATGGTCACTGCCATGAAACCCCATGGCAAAGTCCTGGCGGTGAACTGGCCACTGGTTTGGGATGCAGGGCAGCAGACCGCTCATCGCTTAGTGCAGGAGGGGCTGATTGGCCAGATTGTTGAGTTTCATCACCATGGCGGAAACCGTGGCCCTCTTTTTCATGGAGCGGACAAAGCTGACCACATTCCTACCGCCGCCGAAAAGGCTGAAAGCTGGTTTTACAGTCAGGCGCAGGGCGGGGGATCGCTGCTGGATTATATGGGCTATGGCACCACCCTCGGCTCCTGGCACATGAGTGGTCAGGTACCCCTGGAGGTGACTTGCACCTGGGACCACCCCAGTGGCTTGGAGGTGGATGAGCACAGCGTCACGGTCATCCGCTATGCGACTGGACTTAGCAAAACCGAAACCCGCTGGGGCACCTTTACAGATCCCTGGACCCACCAGCCCCAGCCCAAATGCGGATTCGTCCTGCGCGGCACAGACGGCACCCTTTCCTGCTACGACTATGAAAAAACCCTGTGGGTGCAGACGCGGACCCGCCCTGAAGGCTACGCAGTGCCTGTGGATGTGATCGCCTCTCCGAATCGCAATCCTGTGGAGCATTTAATCCATTCGCTGGAAACGGGCACTCCACTGATCGGCCCGCTCACACTGCAAATCAGCCGCTTGGGACAGCAAATCGTGGATACAGCCTTCCAGAGCGCTCAACAAAAGCGGACCTTGTCTCTGCTCGGTTGA
- the lpxA gene encoding acyl-ACP--UDP-N-acetylglucosamine O-acyltransferase, which produces MIHPTALIHPSAQIDSTAEIGPYVIVDGPAEIGPGCRLEAHSQIVGQVKMGAGTVIGRAAIIGGDPQDLGFKTETESGVILGEANVIREHVTIHRGSKPGSFTRIGDGNFIMASAHLAHDVVLGNKNILANACLLAGHITVGSHTFIGGGAVFHQFIRIGDYCVIQGNGGFGKDIPHFCAAHRINRLMGLNVIGLRRQGFSSEQRASIKQMFHLLFSSGRNLSQAVAAAREKEWSEPAQRLLDFVATPSKRGICALQGGREGED; this is translated from the coding sequence ATGATCCATCCCACAGCCCTGATCCACCCTTCTGCCCAGATTGATTCCACTGCGGAAATTGGTCCCTATGTGATTGTGGACGGACCGGCTGAAATTGGCCCAGGCTGCCGCTTGGAAGCTCATTCCCAGATCGTCGGCCAGGTTAAAATGGGGGCAGGGACCGTGATCGGACGTGCCGCCATCATCGGCGGAGATCCCCAGGATCTGGGATTCAAGACTGAAACAGAGAGCGGCGTCATCCTGGGGGAGGCGAATGTCATCCGGGAACACGTCACCATCCACCGTGGCAGCAAGCCCGGCAGCTTCACCCGCATAGGCGATGGCAATTTCATCATGGCCAGCGCCCATCTGGCGCATGACGTTGTTCTGGGGAATAAAAACATCCTGGCCAATGCCTGCTTGCTGGCCGGTCATATCACCGTGGGCAGCCATACCTTCATTGGTGGCGGTGCCGTTTTCCACCAGTTCATCCGCATCGGGGATTACTGTGTGATTCAGGGGAATGGAGGTTTTGGCAAGGACATCCCCCACTTCTGTGCCGCTCATCGCATCAATCGCCTCATGGGGCTCAATGTCATCGGTCTCAGGCGTCAGGGCTTCAGCTCAGAACAGCGCGCCAGCATCAAACAAATGTTCCACCTGCTCTTTAGTTCTGGAAGAAACCTCTCCCAGGCAGTCGCCGCAGCGCGTGAAAAGGAGTGGTCTGAGCCTGCACAGCGCCTCCTGGATTTTGTCGCCACCCCCTCCAAAAGAGGCATTTGTGCGCTCCAAGGTGGCAGGGAAGGGGAGGATTGA
- a CDS encoding LPS-assembly protein LptD translates to MTFSRLCVVLGFAALMVAPGVRGQALLDSLTSNLNIEGLETTYDPETGLATANGDVRISYTDVEIRCGTASYNATTGEVIARDNVVIWKAGTTYRGDNIIYNANSGELSGDAVRSAMPMDMGNFFYETTKFETETKLIQKVEGEDTYFTTHDVQNPNFRLRARKLTIYPGNRIVMRNVTVLAGNTPVFYFPYISQPLEDEVGYRFTPGFQSRWGAFLLAQYGVIHGDHTLAKYRLDLRSARGVGVGADFLSLRHKENRNNFGNLKLYYLKDSDPDKNRTGVARGPVGEDRYRINFQHRIYLPGPEKSTWYLDFDINKVSDAHFYEDFYFNDFRETPEPENQISLVHNNPAYLATLMARFQANDFYTVGTKLPELAIDWTRRQLWHTGIYHQGTFSAGILKDELGDEQERDFAGLITEGRGGVLSADSTRRYQDILGLGTGSVLGAGDIARGVDLFSAQLEGAGFARVHTYQELLYPKTLFGWLNVVPRVGGGVTHYSDIDGASPELSSETKTLFHAGLDVSFKVTKTWSDYYKPEWGLDGLRHVLQPYLNYSYLDASQATGFRGVDRLSPTTRPRSIDVPLYTAVDDLQSWNIARIGMRNLLQTKRDYTSTKNGTFYSATSEGPQTYTWAGLNTYVDVFLKDPEFDRNFSNLYNELFFRPVPWVNFWMDWQMPLESGEGSFTELNQGVTFMPGRNMQLTLGHQYVSDSPYFADSSLVFSRIYARLTDNWGFSMNHIFEMDDGTMEFQSYSVSRDLSSWVASVGAMVRDNRNGLSDYGILFSLTLKDFPQLSMPLDIDPNPSGRGGNQ, encoded by the coding sequence ATGACATTCTCCCGACTGTGCGTCGTTCTCGGCTTTGCAGCTCTGATGGTCGCTCCTGGCGTTCGCGGCCAGGCTCTGCTCGACTCTCTGACCAGCAACCTCAACATTGAGGGGCTGGAAACCACCTATGACCCTGAAACAGGCCTGGCCACTGCCAACGGTGACGTGCGCATTAGCTACACCGATGTCGAGATTCGCTGCGGCACGGCCAGTTACAATGCCACCACTGGGGAAGTCATCGCCAGAGACAATGTCGTCATCTGGAAGGCTGGCACCACCTACCGCGGTGACAACATCATCTACAATGCCAATTCCGGCGAACTCAGCGGTGATGCCGTCCGTAGCGCCATGCCCATGGACATGGGGAACTTCTTTTACGAAACCACCAAGTTTGAGACCGAGACTAAACTGATTCAGAAAGTGGAGGGGGAGGACACTTACTTCACCACGCATGACGTGCAGAATCCAAACTTCCGCCTGCGTGCCCGTAAGCTGACCATTTATCCCGGGAATCGCATCGTCATGCGCAATGTCACCGTCCTGGCTGGCAATACCCCTGTCTTTTACTTTCCCTACATTTCACAGCCCTTGGAGGATGAGGTGGGCTACCGTTTCACCCCTGGTTTCCAGAGCCGCTGGGGCGCTTTCCTCCTGGCCCAGTATGGCGTCATCCATGGCGACCACACCCTGGCCAAATATCGCCTGGACCTGCGCTCAGCACGCGGTGTCGGTGTCGGGGCTGATTTCCTGTCTCTTCGCCACAAAGAGAACCGCAACAATTTCGGTAACCTGAAGCTCTACTATCTGAAAGACTCGGATCCGGATAAAAACCGCACCGGCGTGGCCCGTGGCCCGGTGGGTGAGGACCGTTACCGCATTAATTTCCAGCATCGCATCTATCTGCCTGGACCTGAAAAGAGCACCTGGTACCTGGATTTTGACATCAATAAGGTCTCCGATGCCCACTTCTACGAAGACTTTTACTTCAATGACTTCCGTGAGACACCTGAGCCAGAAAACCAGATCTCCCTCGTCCACAATAACCCCGCCTACCTCGCCACTTTGATGGCCCGGTTTCAGGCCAATGACTTTTATACCGTTGGTACCAAGCTTCCAGAGCTCGCCATCGACTGGACCCGCCGCCAGCTTTGGCACACCGGCATTTATCATCAGGGCACATTCAGCGCAGGCATCCTCAAGGATGAACTTGGTGATGAACAGGAGCGCGACTTTGCCGGCCTTATCACAGAAGGCAGGGGCGGTGTCCTCAGTGCGGATTCTACCCGTCGTTATCAGGATATCCTCGGCCTTGGCACTGGCTCAGTTTTGGGTGCAGGAGATATTGCCCGCGGGGTGGATCTCTTCTCGGCACAGCTTGAAGGTGCAGGTTTCGCCCGAGTCCACACTTACCAGGAACTCCTCTACCCCAAGACTTTGTTTGGGTGGCTGAATGTCGTCCCTCGCGTGGGTGGTGGTGTGACCCACTATTCGGATATCGACGGAGCATCACCTGAGCTTTCCTCGGAGACGAAGACCCTTTTCCATGCAGGTCTGGATGTCTCCTTTAAAGTGACAAAAACCTGGAGCGACTACTACAAGCCTGAGTGGGGCCTGGACGGCCTGCGTCACGTCCTTCAGCCATACCTGAATTACTCCTACTTGGATGCTTCCCAGGCGACCGGTTTCCGTGGTGTGGACCGTCTTTCCCCCACCACCCGTCCCCGCTCCATTGACGTCCCTCTTTATACCGCTGTGGATGATCTCCAGTCCTGGAACATCGCTCGTATCGGGATGCGCAACCTCCTGCAGACGAAGCGTGATTATACCAGCACCAAGAACGGCACCTTTTACTCCGCTACGAGCGAAGGGCCGCAGACTTATACCTGGGCTGGTCTGAATACGTATGTGGATGTCTTCCTCAAAGACCCTGAATTCGACCGTAATTTCTCCAACCTTTACAACGAACTGTTCTTCCGTCCGGTTCCTTGGGTGAATTTCTGGATGGACTGGCAGATGCCGCTCGAAAGTGGTGAAGGCAGCTTCACAGAACTCAACCAGGGCGTGACATTCATGCCAGGGCGTAATATGCAGCTGACTCTGGGTCACCAGTATGTGAGTGACAGCCCTTACTTTGCGGATTCCAGCCTGGTCTTCTCCCGCATCTACGCCCGCTTGACGGACAATTGGGGCTTCTCCATGAACCACATTTTCGAAATGGATGACGGCACGATGGAATTTCAAAGCTACAGCGTCTCGCGGGATCTCTCCAGTTGGGTGGCTTCAGTCGGTGCCATGGTCCGGGACAACCGCAATGGCCTCTCAGATTACGGTATTCTCTTCTCCCTGACTCTGAAGGACTTCCCTCAGCTCAGCATGCCGCTGGATATCGACCCCAACCCATCTGGCCGTGGAGGCAATCAGTAG
- a CDS encoding UDP-glucose dehydrogenase family protein, whose amino-acid sequence MKLTIIGSGYVGLTTGACFAEVGHQVLCVDNDEAKVKSLQAGEIPIFEPGLESLVRKNVAARRLQFTTSTEEGVDHGEVLFIAVPTPPQADGSVDLSFIEKVAREIAQYLSSYRVIVDKSTVPVKTGERVASTIRRHAKPGAEFDVVSNPEFLREGCAVADLMRPDRIVIGGNSDRALALMQKIYEPFVAPVLVTDINSAELIKHAANSFLALKISYINALAEICEVSGADVLKVAEGIGADKRIGRGFLNAGLGYGGSCFPKDVSAFIAIAEQLGLPFDLLKEVQKINIRQVDRFLDAIREALWVLKDKKIAVWGLSFKPNTDDVRSSVAVNLVERLVAEGALVSAYDPQAMPKAAELPMASKIRFASSALDAAADAEVLIIATEWPEFASADLASLRSTMRTPLIFDGRNLLDPVAVRDFGFQYRGIGRGIVAERG is encoded by the coding sequence ATGAAGCTCACCATCATCGGTTCTGGATACGTCGGTCTCACCACAGGGGCTTGTTTTGCCGAGGTTGGGCATCAAGTGCTTTGTGTGGATAACGACGAGGCCAAGGTGAAATCCCTACAGGCCGGAGAAATCCCCATTTTCGAGCCGGGCCTGGAATCTCTCGTGAGAAAAAATGTGGCCGCACGCCGACTTCAATTCACCACTTCGACCGAGGAAGGCGTGGACCATGGGGAGGTGCTCTTTATCGCCGTCCCCACACCTCCTCAGGCCGATGGCAGCGTGGATCTCAGTTTCATCGAGAAGGTGGCCCGCGAAATCGCCCAGTACCTTTCCAGTTACCGCGTCATTGTGGACAAGAGCACCGTCCCCGTGAAAACCGGTGAACGCGTGGCCTCCACCATCCGCCGCCATGCCAAGCCAGGGGCAGAGTTTGATGTGGTCAGCAATCCTGAGTTTCTGCGCGAAGGCTGTGCCGTGGCCGATCTCATGCGGCCTGACCGCATCGTCATCGGCGGAAACAGCGACAGGGCGCTCGCCTTGATGCAGAAAATTTACGAGCCCTTTGTCGCTCCCGTCCTCGTCACTGATATCAACAGCGCCGAACTCATCAAACACGCAGCCAACAGCTTTCTGGCGCTGAAGATCAGCTACATCAATGCCCTGGCGGAAATTTGCGAAGTCAGCGGTGCGGATGTCCTCAAAGTCGCCGAAGGCATCGGCGCGGATAAACGCATCGGTCGCGGTTTCCTCAATGCCGGCCTGGGCTATGGCGGCTCTTGTTTCCCCAAGGATGTTTCCGCCTTCATAGCCATCGCTGAGCAGTTAGGCCTTCCCTTTGACCTGCTCAAAGAAGTCCAGAAAATCAACATCCGGCAGGTGGACCGCTTCCTGGATGCCATTCGTGAGGCGCTTTGGGTGCTGAAGGATAAAAAAATCGCCGTCTGGGGACTCAGCTTCAAGCCGAATACCGACGATGTCCGCTCTTCTGTCGCCGTGAATCTGGTGGAGCGTTTGGTGGCGGAAGGCGCTTTGGTCAGTGCTTACGATCCCCAGGCGATGCCAAAAGCGGCTGAGTTACCCATGGCTTCTAAAATTCGTTTCGCCAGCAGCGCACTGGATGCTGCCGCAGATGCGGAGGTCCTCATCATCGCCACCGAATGGCCGGAATTTGCCTCGGCGGACCTCGCCTCACTGCGCAGTACCATGCGCACCCCTTTGATCTTTGACGGTCGTAATCTGCTTGATCCTGTCGCCGTTCGCGATTTTGGCTTCCAATACCGTGGCATTGGCCGCGGCATCGTGGCTGAGCGTGGATAG
- the rsmB gene encoding 16S rRNA (cytosine(967)-C(5))-methyltransferase RsmB — translation MHSSSPATSVRNHALDVLTDWQKSGRFATDLLDERVRRAVLSPPNAAFLHDIVFTTLRNLSLLDFWADQMTDGKHLDHRTRWLLRIGLCQLLLLGVPSHAAVNETVAAAGRSGALVNAVLRRAGREEARLHALVEAQPLTVRYSHPEFMVRRWIKIMGKTKAESLCQWNQEPPPVFVRLNALHEEAFLRLSKMPELTDIGEGFYQCESAPREALKHGLCYAQDPSTAHAPRMLAPKPGETVLDACAAPGGKTALLAEIMCNEGRIFACDSSPARLTRLRENLTRLKVRIAHVHTFDLLGDAPPPFGDLLFDRILLDVPCSNTGVMRRRIDVRWRLQEEEFAVLADTQRRIVASALRFLKPGGSLVYSTCSIDPDENQSVIKAILEAHPDMELIESRLIFPPKEQTDGAFAARLVKKA, via the coding sequence ATCCATTCATCCTCCCCTGCCACCAGCGTCCGCAACCACGCCCTGGACGTCTTGACCGACTGGCAAAAATCCGGCCGCTTTGCCACAGACCTGCTGGACGAGCGCGTCCGCCGTGCCGTGCTTTCACCTCCCAATGCTGCTTTCCTTCACGATATCGTCTTTACGACGCTGCGGAATCTCAGCCTGCTGGACTTCTGGGCGGATCAAATGACTGATGGAAAGCATCTGGACCATCGCACCCGCTGGCTGCTGCGCATCGGCCTCTGCCAGCTCCTGCTTTTGGGCGTGCCATCCCATGCCGCCGTCAATGAAACTGTCGCTGCTGCCGGTCGTTCCGGGGCTCTCGTCAATGCCGTCCTGCGCCGTGCTGGGCGTGAGGAAGCCAGGCTGCATGCTCTCGTCGAGGCTCAGCCGCTGACCGTTCGTTATTCGCACCCAGAATTCATGGTCCGCCGCTGGATCAAGATCATGGGCAAGACCAAGGCCGAAAGCCTCTGCCAGTGGAATCAGGAACCCCCACCCGTGTTTGTGCGCCTGAATGCCCTTCACGAAGAAGCCTTCCTCCGACTGTCCAAAATGCCCGAGCTCACCGATATCGGTGAAGGCTTTTACCAATGCGAAAGTGCCCCACGCGAAGCCCTGAAGCATGGCCTTTGTTATGCCCAGGACCCCAGCACTGCCCATGCCCCGCGCATGCTGGCACCGAAACCGGGTGAAACCGTGCTCGATGCTTGCGCTGCCCCGGGTGGCAAAACCGCACTCCTGGCCGAGATCATGTGCAATGAAGGCCGCATCTTTGCCTGCGATTCATCTCCCGCCCGGCTCACCCGCCTGCGTGAAAATCTCACCCGTCTGAAGGTCCGTATCGCCCACGTCCACACCTTCGATTTATTAGGGGATGCGCCCCCACCGTTTGGCGATCTGCTCTTTGACCGCATCCTTCTGGATGTTCCGTGTTCGAATACAGGCGTCATGCGCCGTCGCATTGATGTACGCTGGCGCCTCCAGGAGGAAGAATTCGCCGTCCTGGCGGATACCCAGCGCCGCATTGTGGCTTCCGCCCTTCGTTTCCTCAAGCCTGGCGGTTCCCTGGTTTACAGCACCTGCAGCATTGATCCGGATGAAAATCAGTCCGTCATCAAAGCCATCCTGGAGGCTCATCCAGATATGGAATTGATCGAAAGCCGCCTCATCTTCCCGCCCAAAGAGCAGACGGATGGAGCCTTCGCCGCACGCTTGGTCAAGAAGGCATGA
- a CDS encoding RNA-binding S4 domain-containing protein: MSEAVQTQRADKWLHHVRVFKTRSLATQACTKGNVTLDDQPVKPARDLRAGDVIEVVRGDLRLRLRVTAFAPRRLSAPQVSEFYENLTPQEWIEKAAELRRQKELETPHEHEMVTKPNKQQLRQLREWQEQNHSM, from the coding sequence ATGAGCGAGGCCGTCCAGACCCAGCGGGCCGATAAATGGCTGCACCACGTGCGCGTCTTTAAAACCCGCAGTCTGGCCACCCAGGCCTGTACGAAAGGCAACGTCACCCTCGATGACCAGCCTGTAAAACCCGCGCGCGATTTGCGGGCAGGGGACGTCATTGAGGTGGTGCGTGGAGACCTGCGCCTGCGCTTGCGGGTGACCGCCTTTGCCCCACGCCGACTCAGTGCCCCGCAGGTATCGGAATTCTACGAAAACCTCACCCCCCAGGAGTGGATCGAAAAAGCTGCCGAGCTCCGCCGTCAAAAGGAGCTCGAAACCCCTCACGAGCACGAAATGGTGACCAAGCCTAACAAACAGCAGCTTCGCCAGTTGCGTGAATGGCAGGAGCAGAATCATTCCATGTAG
- a CDS encoding D-alanyl-D-alanine carboxypeptidase family protein → MLSLGSIWLVFAPATASAQSAVLAADSFNRKIHVANQANEKRPVGGLAKIATAMVTLDWAEASKAGVNILATVPAYAPQVAGSNTLGLQPGDRLTLRDLIYATLMTADDIAAITLGDFVGRDHLQRLQRGGDPLNEFVRQMNQLAAREGASNTRFTNPHGFENTRTMPYSTAADMTRLGLYAISRPALRFYTNQRSREVTVYRATGQLSLPLNNTNELLGVSSIDGIKYTSTPRSGGCIVVTAERPASVTKQPDGSSLIYRHRMVVTVIGSSNPAAEAHALLQQSWAAYDRWLAAGRPITDKRQLLNNY, encoded by the coding sequence ATGCTCTCCCTCGGGAGCATCTGGTTGGTTTTTGCCCCGGCTACCGCCTCTGCACAATCCGCAGTCCTGGCGGCAGATAGCTTCAACCGTAAGATTCACGTGGCCAATCAGGCCAATGAGAAGCGCCCCGTAGGCGGCCTAGCCAAAATCGCCACCGCCATGGTCACGCTCGATTGGGCGGAGGCCTCCAAAGCCGGCGTCAATATCCTCGCCACCGTCCCTGCCTATGCGCCGCAGGTCGCCGGTAGCAATACCCTCGGCCTCCAGCCAGGGGACCGCCTCACCCTGCGCGACCTCATTTATGCCACCCTCATGACGGCAGATGACATCGCCGCCATCACCCTGGGGGACTTCGTCGGGCGCGATCACCTTCAGCGGCTTCAGCGTGGCGGCGATCCGCTCAATGAATTTGTCCGTCAGATGAATCAGCTCGCTGCCCGCGAAGGTGCAAGCAATACCCGGTTCACCAATCCTCACGGGTTTGAGAATACCCGCACCATGCCCTATTCCACCGCAGCGGACATGACCCGCCTGGGGCTTTATGCCATCTCACGTCCGGCCCTGCGTTTTTATACCAACCAGCGCTCCCGTGAAGTCACCGTTTACCGTGCCACCGGCCAGCTTAGCCTGCCGTTAAACAACACCAATGAACTGCTCGGCGTATCCAGCATCGACGGCATCAAATACACCTCTACTCCCCGTTCCGGTGGCTGCATCGTCGTCACCGCAGAGCGCCCCGCTTCCGTCACCAAGCAGCCGGATGGATCCAGTCTCATCTATCGTCACCGCATGGTCGTCACCGTCATAGGTTCTTCCAACCCCGCTGCTGAAGCCCACGCGCTGCTTCAGCAAAGC